The Candidatus Neomarinimicrobiota bacterium genome includes the window GTTGGATGCTATTCTCAAGGTGAATGGATTTGACTGGTTTCAACAAGGTAATATTATTGTAGTTAAACCCACGGACACCGAGATGGTCGGTGAGTTGGAAACCCGGGTTTACAAAATGAATTATGCAGATGCAGGGGCTATTTCAACTGCTTTGGGAAATGTGCTTAGCGAAAAGGGCAAGGTTCAACTTTTTTCACCAGTTATGGCAGGTGTCGGTGGGGGTGCTGCTGCGGGTGGTGCTGCTGCGGGTGGTGCGGGTGGTGCCGGTGGATTGGCAGGTGCCATGGGTGGTCTAGGTGGCGGTGCTGCAGCAGGAGGTATGGCTGGAGGTGCCGGTGGTGCTGGAGGAGTAGGTGGAGGAGCTGCTGGCGGGGGAACATTTGATCATATCGTTGTTACTGATCTCGCTCAGAATTTTGTGAGAATCGAAGCGGTTATCAGGGAATTGGATAAAAAAATCCCCCAGATCAATATTGCTGTCAAATTTATTGAGACAAAGTTAACCCTTGAAGAACGGTTAGGAATCAACTGGAACCTGAGAACCAGCTTAACCGGTCCATCTATCCAGGAAGATGCTACTACTGTTGAAAATCTGATCGAGATAGGCACAACCATGTTGACTGGCGGTAGTCAACTTAGGTTGGCGACTTTGAGTTTGCCCATGTTCTCTTCTCTCATGGAGATCATGGGAACCGATGATGACACGCGACTACTTCAGGAACCTCAAATCACTACTTTTGAGAATACTACTGCCGAGATCGGTATCGGTACCAGCTATCCGATCCTGTTGCCTCAGACTGAGGCCAGTGCCTTTGGAGCCGAAACCTATCAGTTCGAAGATGTTGAGATCAATGTATCGTTAATTGTAACCCCGCGGATCAACGAAGACCGCTATGTAAGTTTGAATCTTATAGCAACGGTTCAAGCCCTGGTCGGATTTGCCGGTCCCAATGGAGATCGCCCCATTGTTTCTGACCGATCGACCACGACGCGGGTAATGGTTGCTAATGGGGAGACTCTGCTCATCGGAGGATTAATTTTCGACCAAGTCAATAAATCGGAAATTTCCCCACCTATTATTGGTAAGATTCCCCTTCTCAAAAAATTCTTCACCCATACCCGAACCTCTACTGAGCAACGCGAATTGTTGATCTTTATAACCCCCAATATCATTAACATATAAAGTCCGATCAGATGCAACTCGATATAATTGATCTACTCCAATTTATCAGGCAAAGTGGTGCCTCAGATTTGCACTTACATCCCTTTTCCAGACCCATCGTTCGAGTTGATGGCGAGATCCGCAAAACTGACCTGCCCCCTATGTTGCCTGAAGATCTGCATATCCTCATTTATGGTATCATGACAGAATATCAGCGCAAACAATTTGAAGAAGACTGGGAATTGGATTTTGCTGCAGAATTCAAGGGGATCGGCCGCTTCCGGATAAACGTATTTAAAAGTATTCACGGAGATTCAGCAGTTTTAAGGTCGATCAATGAAAAGGTGTTTTCATTCGAGGATCTGGGTCTCCCTGAAATATTAAAGGATATGGCTCATCAGGACAAGGGTCTGTTTCTGGTGACCGGTCCTACCGGTAGTGGCAAATCAACCACACTTAATACTTTGGTTGATTATATCAACCGTACGCGCAAAAAACATATCATTACCATAGAAGATCCGGTGGAATTCACTCACACCAGCCAGGAATCACTGATCACCCAACGTGAGGTTGGCACCACAACACATGGGTTTTCCCAGGCGCTCCGCAGTGCCTTGCGCGAAGATCCTGATATTATCGTTGTCGGTGAAATGCGTGACCCTGAAACCACAGCCCTGGCAGTTACCGCCGCTGAAACCGGCCATCTTGTATTTGGTACTCTGCACACTGTCAACACGACTAAAACACTGGATCGGATCATTGATCAATTTCCGGCAAATCAGCAGAGTCAGATCAGAGTGATGATCAGTGACACCATCGTGACCATCGTGTCTCAAATGCTCCTGAAAAAGAAAGGCGGCGGCAGAGTAGCTGCTTTTGAGGTACTGACGGGCACGCCTGCTGTTGGTAATTTGATCCGCGAGGCCAAAACCTTTCAACTGCGCTCTATTTTACAGATGGGAGCTTCAGCTGGTATGCAAACTCTGGAACAATCTCTGGCCAATCTGGTCAATAGCAATCTCGTGGATTTGGAAGAAGCCACGCAGGTCGCAGCATTCCCGGAGGATCTGGTGAAGCTGGTGAAGGACTAAAAATGTATACAATGCAGGATTTGCTAACCGTTATGGTGGAGGCAGAGGCTTCGGATCTGTATGTTTCTGTTGGTGCTTTCCCCATGGTCAAGATATCTGGCGAAGTCTATCCCATTGAGAAGGAACAACTGTCAGCAGAGAATATCACTAATTTGAAACAGGAAATGCTGAACGAGGAACAACTCACAACGTATCATGCTCAAAAAGAATTGGATTATACCTTGAGTCTTGCGGGAGTAGGGCGTTTTCGGGTCAATTTCTTTCGACAACGAGGTACCGATAGTTTTGTTGTTCGTCAGATCGTTTCCACTATTCAGACCCTGGATGAGCTGAAGTTGCCACCTATCTTGAGTGAAATTGCCCTGAAGAATCGTGGACTGATCCTGGTGGTCGGGGCAACAGGATCTGGAAAATCGACTACTCTGGCAGCCATGATCGATTATCGCAATACCAATAAAACAGGTCATATTCTTACGCTTGAAGATCCTATTGAATTTCTCCATACCCATAAAAAGAGCGTTGTGAACCAACGTGAGATAGGGCACGATACGGATTCTTTCAGCAAAGCGTTGAGATCAGCCCTGCGGGAAGCGCCTTCTGCTCTGCTTATTGGTGAGATTCGGGACCGGGAAGCGATGGAGTCAGCCCTGTCCTTTTCTGAAACCGGTCATTTGGTGTTCAGTACACTGCATGCCACAAATGCATCACAAACGATCGACAGGATCCTCAGTTTCTATGATAGCTCTGAACAGGATCTGGCTCAGACCCAATTAAGTCAGAATTTATTGGCAATCGTTGCTCAGCGTTTGGTGCCAATGGAAAATGGGAAATTAACCGCGGCCCTGGAGATTATGATCTCAACAGCCAGGCTGCGTGATCTGATCCAAAAAGGTAGTATTGATTTGATCTCTCAAGCGATCAGTTCTGGAACCTCGGAGCATATGCAGCTGTTTGATCAGGCACTCTATAAACTATATAAAGAAAAGAAGATCAGCGAATTTGCCGCAATCGATTCTGCTGATCATCCCACAGATTTAAAACTAATGATCTCATCCCTGGAGCAGAGACAAAGTAGTCTTGAAATTAATCTCCTGGAAGATGAGCCAGTATCGTAAAAGGATCTATTATGGTAGGAAAACGAATTCTTATTGTTGATGATGAAAGATTTTTTATTGAACCGGTTAAGCGCTTGTTGGAAAGCCTCAATTATGAAGTGTTTGAAGCATACGACGGGATATCAGGTTTATCGAAAGCCCGGGAGGTCCAACCCGATCTGATCATGCTTGATCTGATGCTTCCAGGAATGAACGGTTACCAGGTGTGTCGTTTATTGAAATTTGATGAACAGTTCAGAGATATTCCGGTTATCATCGTTTCAGCAAAAGATAGTGATCGGGACCGCGAAGTGGGGACTCAGAGTGGTGCTGAACTATATCTGGTTAAGCCTTTGGATTATCAGACCTTCCCTGCAGAATTGGAAGCTTTACTCTAAAGCAAGTCTATGATCGCAATATTTGTTCTTTTATTCGGGTTGATCATTGGGAGTTTTCTCAATGTTGTGATCTATCGCTTTCCACGTGGAGAATCGTTGGCTTTTCCACCTTCCCATTGCCCTGCCTGTGATCATCAGATTAAACCCTGGGAAAATATCCCCATCATAAGCTATCTCTTTCTTAGAGGAAAATGCTCCTCGTGCCAGACTTCCATCTCCATGCGATATCCACTGGTGGAGGCACTTACAGCAGGAGTGTTTTGGCTAAGTTATCTGAAATTTGGTTTAACCTGGGATTTGTTGGTGTTTGCTCTTTTTGGTGCTCTGTTGATCGCTGTGGCTTTTATCGACATTGATCATCTGATCATTCCGGATTCCATGGTTATCCTTGGGTTGATCCCTGGCTTTTATCTCTGGTTCAGTAGCGCGGAACAACT containing:
- a CDS encoding prepilin peptidase, with product MIAIFVLLFGLIIGSFLNVVIYRFPRGESLAFPPSHCPACDHQIKPWENIPIISYLFLRGKCSSCQTSISMRYPLVEALTAGVFWLSYLKFGLTWDLLVFALFGALLIAVAFIDIDHLIIPDSMVILGLIPGFYLWFSSAEQLLLPQFYGFIGLGLIFWAIRFVGEWAFKKEAMGLGDVKFAAMAGWVLGWDVGIVALFLAFLSASLLFTTMIPLGIIDRKQQVPFGPFICLGIWLGLMWGRQIIDWYLTMFIGV
- a CDS encoding PilT/PilU family type 4a pilus ATPase gives rise to the protein MYTMQDLLTVMVEAEASDLYVSVGAFPMVKISGEVYPIEKEQLSAENITNLKQEMLNEEQLTTYHAQKELDYTLSLAGVGRFRVNFFRQRGTDSFVVRQIVSTIQTLDELKLPPILSEIALKNRGLILVVGATGSGKSTTLAAMIDYRNTNKTGHILTLEDPIEFLHTHKKSVVNQREIGHDTDSFSKALRSALREAPSALLIGEIRDREAMESALSFSETGHLVFSTLHATNASQTIDRILSFYDSSEQDLAQTQLSQNLLAIVAQRLVPMENGKLTAALEIMISTARLRDLIQKGSIDLISQAISSGTSEHMQLFDQALYKLYKEKKISEFAAIDSADHPTDLKLMISSLEQRQSSLEINLLEDEPVS
- a CDS encoding response regulator: MVGKRILIVDDERFFIEPVKRLLESLNYEVFEAYDGISGLSKAREVQPDLIMLDLMLPGMNGYQVCRLLKFDEQFRDIPVIIVSAKDSDRDREVGTQSGAELYLVKPLDYQTFPAELEALL
- a CDS encoding type IV pilus twitching motility protein PilT, which gives rise to MQLDIIDLLQFIRQSGASDLHLHPFSRPIVRVDGEIRKTDLPPMLPEDLHILIYGIMTEYQRKQFEEDWELDFAAEFKGIGRFRINVFKSIHGDSAVLRSINEKVFSFEDLGLPEILKDMAHQDKGLFLVTGPTGSGKSTTLNTLVDYINRTRKKHIITIEDPVEFTHTSQESLITQREVGTTTHGFSQALRSALREDPDIIVVGEMRDPETTALAVTAAETGHLVFGTLHTVNTTKTLDRIIDQFPANQQSQIRVMISDTIVTIVSQMLLKKKGGGRVAAFEVLTGTPAVGNLIREAKTFQLRSILQMGASAGMQTLEQSLANLVNSNLVDLEEATQVAAFPEDLVKLVKD